In a single window of the Candidatus Zixiibacteriota bacterium genome:
- the coaD gene encoding pantetheine-phosphate adenylyltransferase, with product MKKAIYAGTFDPITNGHLDLIQRAAELFDEIIVAVSSRPNKATLFSAGDRLKMVQESIRGLKRVKAKLFSGLLADLVSKTSAVAIIRGLRAVSDFEYEFQMALMNRKLAPGTETVFLMPSEKYTYLSSTLIKEIARNKGEISRFVPEIVAKKLKKKFGVKK from the coding sequence ACTTTTGATCCGATCACTAACGGGCACCTGGATTTAATTCAGAGAGCAGCGGAATTATTCGACGAGATAATCGTGGCTGTTTCCTCCAGGCCTAACAAGGCTACACTTTTTTCAGCCGGCGACAGGCTGAAAATGGTACAGGAAAGCATCCGGGGTCTAAAAAGGGTTAAGGCGAAGCTTTTTTCCGGGCTTCTGGCTGATCTCGTCTCCAAAACCAGTGCGGTGGCAATAATCCGGGGTTTGAGGGCAGTGTCCGATTTCGAGTATGAATTTCAGATGGCGCTAATGAACCGCAAATTAGCCCCTGGAACAGAGACCGTATTTTTGATGCCCAGCGAGAAGTACACTTACCTAAGCTCCACTTTGATAAAGGAGATCGCCCGCAACAAAGGAGAGATAAGCCGCTTCGTGCCGGAGATTGTAGCTAAGAAGTTGAAAAAGAAATTTGGGGTAAAAAAGTAG